Proteins encoded within one genomic window of Sebastes fasciatus isolate fSebFas1 chromosome 18, fSebFas1.pri, whole genome shotgun sequence:
- the ylpm1 gene encoding uncharacterized protein ylpm1 isoform X4, which yields MYPSWGNYGAPQSQNFGGAGAGAGAGAGPRKPPGGGGGGGGGHAGQAAGYGGGFEASSSSSSSSGGSMFSSLQEQHLQQMQQLQMLHQKQLQSVLHHGNNANANAYSGGNSGGYPGWHSEGAGAGAQSFYQQDETTRGPPQPGHPQPAPPPPPPPSQPHSIDTQPGPPPPPEPPSSKPQENTGAPKPPEASKKDPPTTEDDKSLSLQRLPADDFKITEQEQQQRWYKQHLQNLQKLKQEKAKQNQKEGDGSVPPPGQAVPPPPPSEPAKGAPPPPPPKEESPVPPPPPDDARTEVPQNPEEAARLQQLQVAAAQWQKVQQQRAGLQYQALMQQHEKLQQILEKYQQLIQQPANLQSMSAEMQRRHYEMQQQQFTPLFQDWDRSFALWYEQFQTYPHKDQLQDYERQWKQWQEQMNATNAHLQERMATLTAMVPFASSQYNSGMMGQFGQYPGQDMQLQQQSAKPAVEHSPVAVGPNSQGPRPAGFETHSESPGGPPVRGAGPAGLGVGPPGRGAGPAGPAGIGVRPPGPPTIQPPSINSIRGPRPVGPSGNNSRFDQPQQGFDGPPRFDQPQQRFEGPPRFDQPQQRFEGPQRFDQPQQRFEGPPRFDQPQQRFEGPPRFNQPQQRFDGPPRFNQPQQRFDGPPRFDQPRQRFDGPPRFDQPRQRFDGPPRFDQPRFGQQPRFEQPPRPPGPPPLSERPPVPQQKQQQGLQPKAQLATKQAASMDSKTPGRSAEQPQSEKGKGESAPVVKAKADDLTDDNLLGAEGFFVQDAPIPQTIQTDKTEADGKNASNNSEKPKPGNGKPSVTAPSTVASKNTAAQHPLKPDGPLTNNKTPLIPKPPGNQQGPQASGHMQTRPDPSGLPPGRGRGQAPVPVQVHGRGRGQRGRGEFGGPNTAPVGEEMGEMSYDYMPPEENVGMPEEQDEYHWQDPSYEQCEGEESEETPEEMWMPDGHHFSTEEEYYEEPMGGHPMGRGGPSMMRGGPPMGRGGPPMGRGGPPMGRGGLPMGRGGPPMGRGGPPFGRGGPPMGRGGPPMGRGGPPMGRGGPPMGRGGPPMGRGGPPMGRGGLMDRHWEEPESAEYSEEGDHYWGEMRPPMRGMRPPFPPGRGRPPRGHPGFMHQGRGRPPHPTHGPMDHDPLGHGMDMDDTEMDPMHHEHDPHSHPMHPGVGRGRNRGPPPPPHEMMEPMEEPLYDEEGRELGWEPPHGRGPPAPPHEIMDTGGMRRRPMGRGMARGMWRPGPTHEEYEERHTEGFVEDYGHGEHGHPWRPPQEYPPDDYRHEAKYEWDRERAPPERDYPPRIPPPEPYRDGRWPEERERERERERGHQYPHDEHDRGRGELRIREYRDEPPYRQEEPPYPPAAPPSEWDRPSRLPLPPERGYPADFEDRRARYEGREEPPLDMRRPLSPAAPVTNLPESSVDPASQGASGANVLALSQRQHEIILKAAQELKLIRELQEGKTCGTEPKPAPADILPELPAGLLGLEIPQDIRNVLKGMTAAAQSAAKEPVSWDTKPAATDYQSSLSAPKPSLIPKTVDYGHGHETGATVERMSYGERIVLRPDPVQSDRGYEKEPLGPRDPYSRDPYYERRSDPYLDRREYSRERELYREKLPPEYERERYERERYPPRERDESTQSMVEERSPLAPPSRSGYRERERDLRERDRSDSRDRDEHYGRPGYDRPPYERTGLDRSGPERYGHNSSPYDRRSYPEDRGPAAAPPPPQPPPRVERKPEIKNIDDILKPPGRSSRPERIVIIMRGLPGSGKSHVAKLIRDKEVDCGGAPPRVLVLDDYFMTEVEKVQKDPDTGRRVKNKVLEYEFEPEMEDTYRNSMLKTFKKTLDDGFFPFIILDTINDRVKHFDQFWSAAKTKGFEVYLAEITADTQTCAKRNVHGRTLKDILKMSNNWETSPRHMVRLDVRSLLQDAAIEEVEMEDFNPDDEPKEPKREEEEEGDMSDL from the exons ATGTACCCCTCCTGGGGGAATTATGGAGCACCGCAGTCGCAAAACTTTGGAGGAgctggtgctggagctggagctggagctggtccTCGTAAGCCGCCTGgagggggtggaggtggaggtggaggacacGCCGGTCAGGCAGCAGGGTACGGCGGCGGCTTCGAggcctcctcatcctcatcctcctcctccggcgGCTCCATGTTCTCCAGCCTGCAGGAGCAACACCtgcagcagatgcagcagctGCAGATGCTGCACCAGAAGCAGCTCCAGTCTGTGTTGCATCACGGCAACAATGCTAATGCAAATGCATATAGTGGTGGGAACTCAGGTGGATATCCAGGTTGGCATTCAGAGGGAGCAGGTGCTGGAGCTCAGTCCTTCTATCAACAAGATGAGACGACCAGAGGTCCTCCTCAGCCTGGTCACCCAcagcctgctcctcctcctccacctccaccttcgCAACCGCACAGCATCGATACCCAGccaggtcctcctcctcctccagagccCCCTTCATCCAAGCCACAGGAGAACACAGGTGCTCCCAAACCTCCAGAGGCCAGCAAGAAAGATCCACCCACCACAGAGGACGACAAATCCTTATCTTTGCAG AGACTACCAGCAGATGATTTCAAAATCACAGAGCag GAACAACAGCAACGTTGGTACAAACAACATCTTCAAAATCTACAGAAGTTAAAGCAAGAGAAAGCCAAACAGAATCAGAAAGAAGGTGATGGGTCTGTACCGCCACCTGGCCAAGcggttcctcctcctcctccgtcagaACCAGCAAAAGGTGCACCTCCTCCACCCCCTCCAAAAGAGGAGTCCCCAgtaccacctccaccacctgaCGATGCAAGG ACCGAGGTTCCACAAAACCCAGAGGAAGCAGCCCGCCTCCAGCAGTTACAGGTTGCAGCGGCGCAGTGGCAAAAGGTGCAGCAGCAAAGAGCAGGCTTACAATACCAAGCTCTCATGCAACAACACGAAAAGCTTCAGCAGATCCTGGAAAAATACCAACAGCTGATTCAGCAACCTGCAAACCTACAG TCAATGTCTGCTGAAATGCAGCGGAGGCACTATGAaatgcaacagcagcagttcACCCCTTTATTCCAAGACTGGGATCGCTCCTTCGCCTTGTGGTATGAGCAGTTCCAGACCTATCCCCACAAAGACCAACTGCAGGACTATGAGCGGCAATGGAAGCAGTGGCAGGAGCAGATGAATGCCACCAATGCCCACCTTCAAGAGAGGATGGCCACTCTCACTGCCATGGTGCCATTCGCCTCAAGCCAGTATAATAGTGGTATGATGGGACAGTTTGGCCAGTACCCTGGACAAGACATGCaactgcagcagcagtcagcaaAGCCAGCTGTGGAGCATTCCCCAGTTGCCGTTGGTCCCAACTCCCAAGGTCCACGGCCTGCTGGTTTTGAGACACATTCAGAATCACCTGGCGGACCCCCTGTGAGAGGAGCAGGCCCTGCTGGCCTAGGAGTCGGACCCCCTGGGAGAGGAGCAGGCCCTGCTGGCCCTGCTGGCATAGGAGTCAGACCCCCAGGTCCCCCCACCATTCAGCCACCAAGCATCAACAGCATCAGAGGTCCACG TCCTGTTGGTCCCAGCGGAAACAACTCTAGATTTGACCAGCCACAGCAAGGTTTTGATGGTCCTCCAAGATTTGACCAGCCACAGCAGCGTTTTGAGGGTCCCCCAAGGTTCGATCAACCACAGCAACGCTTTGAGGGTCCCCAAAGGTTTGACCAACCACAGCAGCGCTTTGAGGGTCCCCCAAGGTTCGACCAACCACAGCAGCGCTTTGAGGGTCCCCCAAGGTTCAACCAACCACAGCAGCGCTTTGATGGCCCCCCAAGGTTCAACCAACCACAGCAGCGCTTTGATGGCCCCCCTCGCTTTGACCAACCAAGGCAGCGCTTTGATGGTCCCCCCAGATTTGACCAACCACGGCAGCGCTTTGATGGTCCCCCCAGATTTGACCAACCTCGATTTGGGCAGCAGCCTAGGTTTGAACAGCCCCCAAGGCCCCCTGGCCCCCCACCTCTTTCTGAACGCCCACCTGTGccccaacaaaaacaacagcaagGTCTCCAACCTAAGGCACAACTAGCCACTAAACAAGCTGCCAGTATGGATTCCAAGACTCCTGGAAGGTCAGCCGAGCAGCCACAGTCTGAAAAAGGAAAAGGTGAATCAGCACCAGTTGTTAAGGCCAAAGCTGATGATTTGACAGATGACAACTTGCTCGGAGCTGAGGGCTTTTTTGTCCAAGATGCCCCCATTCCTCAGACAATACAAACAGACAAAACGGAAGCAGATGGCAAGAACGCTTCTAACAATAGCGAAAAACCCAAACCTGGTAACGGCAAGCCTTCCGTTACGGCTCCTTCTACTGTGGCATCAAAAAATACTGCTGCACAACATCCCCTCAAACCAGATGGACcattaacaaacaacaaaacccCACTGATTCCAAAGCCTCCTGGAAACCAACAGGGGCCACAAGCTTCTGGCCATATGCAGACAAGACCAGATCCTTCAGGGCTCCCCCCTGGGAGGGGACGAGGTCAGGCCCCAGTACCTGTCCAAGTGCATGGACGAGGACGTGGGCAGAGGGGCCGTGGAGAGTTCGGGGGACCAAACACTGCACCAGTTGGAGAGGAGATGGGTGAAATGTCTTATGACTACATGCCACCTGAAGAGAACGTGGGGATGCCAGAAGAGCAGGACGAATATCACTGGCAAGATCCTTCATACGAGCAGTGTGAGGGTGAGGAATCGGAGGAGACCCCTGAAGAAATGTGGATGCCAGACGGACATCACTTTTCAACAGAGGAAGAGTATTATGAAGAGCCAATGGGAGGACACCCTATGGGGAGAGGAGGGCCCTCAATGATGAGAGGAGGGCCTCCTATGGGAAGAGGAGGCCCACCCATGGGCAGAGGTGGTCCCCCTATGGGAAGAGGAGGTCTACCTATGGGGAGAGGGGGACCGCCTATGGGGAGAGGCGGACCGCCTTTCGGTAGAGGAGGTCCACCTATGGGTAGAGGGGGACCCCCTATGGGAAGAGGTGGGCCACCCATGGGAAGAGGTGGACCCCCTATGGGAAGAGGTGGACCACCCATGGGAAGAGGAGGACCACCCATGGGAAGAGGAGGACTAATGGACAGGCACTGGGAAGAACCTGAGTCAGCGGAATACTCAGAGGAAGGGGATCATTACTGGGGAGAAATGAGACCTCCAATGAGAGGCATGAGACCCCCTTTTCCACCCGGCCGGGGTCGTCCCCCACGTGGTCATCCTGGTTTCATGCACCAAGGACGAGGACGCCCCCCTCATCCAACACATGGGCCAATGGATCACGACCCATTAGGCCATGGAATGGACATGGATGACACCGAAATGGATCCAATGCACCATGAACATGACCCTCATAGCCATCCAATGCATCCTGGTGTAGGAAGAGGCAGAAATCGTGGGCCACCACCGCCACCTCACGAAATGATGGAACCTATGGAGGAGCCATTGTACGATGAAGAAGGCAGGGAGTTAGGGTGGGAACCGCCACATGGCAGAGGCCCTCCTGCGCCTCCACATGAGATAATGGATACGGGAGGAATGAGGAGGAGGCCTATGGGTCGAGGGATGGCAAGGGGCATGTGGCGGCCAGGTCCAACACATGAGGAATATGAAGAGAGACATACTGAGGGTTTCGTGGAGGATTATGGTCATGGGGAACATGGGCATCCCTGGCGGCCACCACAGGAATATCCTCCTGATGACTATCGGCATGAGGCCAAGTATGAATGGGACAGAGAGCGTGCTCCTCCTGAGAGGGACTATCCCCCCCGCATACCACCACCAGAGCCCTACAGAGATGGCCGTTGGCCAGAGGAAAGGGAAAGGgaaagggaaagagaaagaggtcACCAGTATCCTCATGATGAGCATGACAGGGGAAGAGGAGAACTTAGAATTCGTGAGTATAGGGATGAGCCACCGTACCGGCAGGAAGAACCACCATACCCACCAGCAGCACCTCCTTCAGAATGGGATAGGCCTTCAAGACTTCCTTTACCTCCAGAGAGGGGGTATCCTGCTGACTTTGAGGATCGCAGAGCTCGCTATGAGGGCAGGGAAGAGCCTCCTTTGGATATGCGTCGACCTTTATCTCCTGCTGCACCTGTCACAAACTTGCCAGAGAGCTCAGTTGATCCGGCATCACAAGGAGCAAGTGGAGCAAATGTACTTGCTCTCTCCCAACGTCAGCATGAGATCATCTTGAAAGCTGCTCAAGAGCTTAAACTTATAAG GGAATTGCAGGAGGGGAAGACATGTGGTACTGAACCTAAGCCTGCACCAGCTGACATCCTGCCTGAGCTTCCTGCTGGTCTTCTTGGTTTGGAGATCCCACAAGACATCAGGAATGTTCTCAAG GGCATGACTGCAGCTGCACAGTCCGCTGCAAAAGAACCTGTGTCTTGGGATACTAAGCCTGCTGCCACAGATTACCAATCATCTCTCTCTGCACCCAAACCTTCATTGATTCCAAAGACTGTGGATTATGGGCATGGGCACG AGACTGGAGCCACCGTTGAGCGCATGTCTTATGGTGAGAGAATTGTGTTGAGGCCTGACCCAGTGCAATCAGACAGGGGCTATGAAAAAG AACCTCTTGGTCCCAGAGATCCTTACAGCAGAGACCCATATTATGAAAGACGATCAGACCCTTACTTGGACCGTCGGgagtacagcagagagagagaattatacAGAGAAAAGCTGCCACCTGAATATGAAAGAGAAAGATATGAGAGGGAGCGCTATCCCCCacgagagagagatgagag CACACAGTCCATGGTTGAAGAAAG ATCTCCACTGGCACCTCCTTCACGTTCCGGATACCGGGAGAGAGAACGGGATCTTCGAGAGAGGGATCGAAGTGACAGCCGTGATCGAGATGAACATTATGGAAGGCCTGGCTATGATAGACCTCCGTACGAACGCACCGGACTCGACCGCAGTGGGCCTGAGCGTTACGGACACAACTCCTCACCTTACG ACAGAAGAAGTTATCCAGAAGACCGAGGGCCTGCTGCTGCACCACCTCCGCCACAGCCACCCCCACGGGTCGAGAGGAAGCCAGAAATCAAGAATATCGACGATATCCTCAAACCACCCGGCAGATCATCTCGTCCTGAAAGG ATTGTCATCATAATGAGAGGGCTTCCGGGAAGCGGAAAAAGCCATGTTGCAAAGCTCATTCGG GATAAGGAAGTCGACTGTGGCGGTGCGCCTCCAAGAGTTCTCGTTTTGGACGATTATTTCATGACGGAGGTTGAGAAAGTCCAGAAAGACCCAGACACGGGGAGAAGGGTCAAAAACAAG